Proteins encoded together in one Formosa sp. Hel3_A1_48 window:
- a CDS encoding LNS2 domain-containing protein → MKREEADALLHQKVEEGELISPVLPEGVKNYLIDIDGTITEDVPNEEPERMATCLPFEDAKKTCNKWYDEGHMICFFTSRTEEHRAVTQTWLETHGFNYHTLLMGKPRGGNYHWIDNHLVKATRYRGKFTDLVEKEVTIQVFDDGKNV, encoded by the coding sequence ATGAAAAGAGAAGAAGCTGATGCATTATTACACCAAAAAGTAGAAGAAGGAGAATTGATAAGCCCTGTATTGCCCGAAGGTGTAAAAAATTACCTTATTGACATTGATGGAACTATTACTGAGGATGTCCCAAATGAAGAACCTGAGCGTATGGCAACATGCCTGCCTTTTGAAGATGCAAAAAAAACCTGTAATAAATGGTATGATGAAGGACATATGATTTGTTTTTTTACTTCACGTACAGAAGAACATAGAGCTGTTACTCAAACATGGTTGGAAACACATGGATTCAACTACCATACTTTGTTGATGGGTAAACCTAGAGGAGGGAACTACCACTGGATTGATAACCACTTGGTAAAAGCCACACGCTACAGAGGTAAATTTACAGATTTAGTTGAAAAAGAAGTTACCATACAAGTTTTTGATGATGGTAAAAATGTATAA
- a CDS encoding (Fe-S)-binding protein has protein sequence MSEQLKVPTMAELHAQGIVPEVLFWVGCAGSFDDRAKKITKALVKILHKANVEFAVLGAEESCTGDPAKRAGNEFLFQMQAVTNIEVLNGYAVNKIVTACPHCFNTLKNEYPSLGGSYEVVHHTQFLKSLLEDGRLTIEGGKFKGKRITFHDPCYLGRANNVYEAPRDLISKLDAELVEMKNCRKKGLCCGAGGAQMFKDAEAGDKEINIERTEQAIEVKPEIIAAGCPFCNTMMTDGVKNKAEGQIEVMDVAELIANAQDL, from the coding sequence ATGAGTGAACAACTTAAAGTACCCACCATGGCCGAATTGCATGCACAGGGCATTGTACCTGAGGTATTGTTTTGGGTTGGTTGTGCTGGAAGTTTTGACGATAGAGCCAAGAAAATCACCAAGGCTTTGGTTAAAATTTTGCATAAAGCCAATGTTGAATTTGCGGTACTGGGTGCTGAAGAAAGTTGTACAGGAGATCCTGCCAAGCGTGCGGGAAATGAATTTCTGTTTCAGATGCAAGCCGTTACTAATATAGAAGTGTTGAACGGATATGCCGTCAATAAAATAGTTACTGCTTGCCCTCATTGTTTTAATACACTTAAAAACGAATATCCTTCTTTAGGTGGTTCATATGAAGTGGTACATCACACCCAATTTTTAAAGAGTTTATTGGAAGATGGAAGACTTACGATTGAAGGAGGGAAATTCAAAGGTAAACGCATTACTTTTCACGATCCTTGCTATTTGGGACGAGCCAATAATGTCTATGAAGCTCCTAGAGATTTGATTTCAAAATTGGATGCTGAACTTGTTGAAATGAAAAATTGCCGCAAAAAGGGCCTCTGTTGTGGAGCCGGAGGCGCACAGATGTTTAAAGATGCTGAGGCTGGTGACAAAGAAATCAATATTGAGCGTACAGAGCAAGCAATCGAAGTGAAACCAGAAATTATAGCAGCCGGATGTCCATTTTGTAACACCATGATGACAGATGGTGTTAAAAATAAAGCTGAAGGTCAGATTGAAGTTATGGATGTCGCTGAACTCATTGCTAATGCACAAGACTTATAA
- a CDS encoding ABC transporter ATPase, whose amino-acid sequence MTVDFKSLPDTARIWIYQSNRSFSPDELAEITQKTKEFLEQWTAHGTALKAGFELKYKRFLVIGLDQPQTATGCSIDASVHFIQQLEKDYQVDLLDKLNVSYKQGEFIAYKALKDFKKMAKNKAVSLKTIVFNHLVQTKAEYNDFWEVPASESWHARFFKA is encoded by the coding sequence ATGACAGTTGATTTTAAATCCCTTCCCGACACCGCACGCATTTGGATTTACCAAAGCAACCGCTCTTTCTCCCCCGATGAGTTAGCCGAAATCACTCAAAAAACTAAGGAGTTTTTAGAGCAGTGGACTGCTCATGGAACTGCACTTAAAGCAGGATTCGAACTCAAATACAAACGTTTTCTAGTGATCGGTTTAGATCAACCTCAGACAGCAACTGGTTGTTCTATCGATGCCTCTGTTCATTTCATACAACAGTTGGAAAAGGACTATCAAGTTGATCTTTTGGATAAGTTAAATGTCTCTTATAAACAAGGAGAATTTATCGCCTACAAAGCACTAAAGGATTTTAAAAAAATGGCTAAAAACAAAGCTGTTTCATTGAAAACAATTGTATTCAACCATTTAGTTCAAACCAAGGCAGAGTACAACGATTTCTGGGAAGTTCCAGCATCTGAGAGTTGGCATGCACGTTTTTTTAAGGCATAG
- a CDS encoding SIMPL domain-containing protein, with the protein MKKIIYLLSLLVCGAATAQTKNFIDRPYLETIAKVDTLVTPNQIFLSIYIHEGEDRNRTSLEKQERKMADVLENLNIDLKKQLKIDNLASTYRKYFLKRKNVLKSKSYVLEVYDALTAGKVLIGLESKGISNVRLIKTAYSDIENLKLKLKSKAILKAKQQGKALTAPLEQELGKAIHISDKFYSRPYYNQMRTMARSDYEIAEATEEPINIEFSKIKVESEVSVRFAMP; encoded by the coding sequence ATGAAAAAAATCATTTACCTCCTTAGTTTACTTGTGTGTGGCGCTGCAACTGCACAAACAAAAAATTTTATTGATCGCCCCTACCTAGAAACAATAGCCAAAGTAGATACCCTAGTTACCCCTAATCAAATTTTTCTTTCAATTTATATTCATGAGGGCGAGGACCGCAACAGAACATCTTTAGAAAAGCAAGAAAGAAAAATGGCTGATGTACTGGAAAATTTGAACATTGACCTGAAAAAGCAATTGAAAATTGACAACCTAGCAAGTACGTACAGAAAATATTTTTTAAAACGAAAAAATGTTCTTAAATCGAAATCATATGTGCTAGAAGTTTATGATGCGTTAACAGCTGGTAAAGTTCTTATTGGACTAGAAAGCAAAGGAATATCCAACGTTCGGCTTATCAAAACAGCTTATTCTGATATTGAAAATCTAAAACTAAAATTAAAATCAAAGGCGATTCTTAAAGCAAAACAACAAGGAAAAGCTCTGACCGCTCCACTAGAACAAGAACTGGGAAAAGCGATACATATAAGCGATAAATTTTACAGTAGACCTTATTACAATCAGATGCGTACAATGGCAAGATCTGATTATGAAATTGCTGAAGCTACAGAAGAACCCATCAATATTGAATTTTCAAAAATAAAAGTAGAAAGTGAAGTAAGTGTTCGTTTTGCTATGCCTTAA
- a CDS encoding glycoside hydrolase family 3 N-terminal domain-containing protein: MRYLFSFFWGLHFFVLSAQSPLITKDSLAQQQWVDSVYSSLSTKQKIGQLFMVQAFSEQKNLKKDNLLSLIREQQIGGIIYSKGGPVRQANLDNELQSNSKIPLLVGMDAEWGLNMRLDSTYAFPWNMTLGAVEDLDLIRQTGVQIGEHCKRIGVHFNFAPVVDINTNPENPIIGNRSFGEDKYNVSYKAKAFTEGMQSAGVLANAKHFPGHGDTDKDSHKTLPTIKFDKERIDSVELVPYKKLIPSGLSSIMVAHLNVPSLESRANYPSSVSKSIVTELLKAKLNFKGLIFTDALDMKGASNFTSSAALDLQAFMAGNDVLLMSNNVAQGMEAISKALASGQISEQRLAHSVKKILRAKYKVGLHDYKPIDTTNLIQDLNRPKDDVLYQELMQNAHTVIKNKKALLPIDDLELEQIAYVQMGDDSGIHFFNTLKKYTNVKKLSHQNLDDLLLDLKNFSTVVVGFHKSNESPWKPYKFSNKELVWLQEIARNNRVILTVFAKPYALNDLKSFANIDAVLMAYQNSPISQQIAAQIIFGALAAKGKLPVSISNSDYKLGHGIETEPLQRLGYALPESVGMSSAKLSKIDSVANFAIEENMTPGIQLLVARKGKIVLTKSFGYHTYEKIRTVTSTDLYDLASLTKILATLPLLMELVESGVLSLDDRLENLQQAYVNSNKAHITLREMLSHFAGLKPWIPFYKSTLDSVTKKPIAKLFRSDFSEDFPIQISDRSFLRADFNDSIHQRILDSELLENKEYRYSDLAYYIIKDIIENHYGLALDELIQQRFYKSIGANYSTYHPLNKFSKAQIIPTEEDTYFRFKTVHGYVHDMGAAMQNGIGGHAGLFSNANDVAKLMQMYLQHGFYGGKQYLSSQTVDAFNTCYYCAQDNRRGLGFDKPQLEDEGPTCGCLSMTSFGHSGFTGTFAWADPEQEIIYVFLSNRTYPDASNNRLLNENIRTEIQRLIYEAITE; the protein is encoded by the coding sequence ATGCGCTATTTATTTTCTTTTTTTTGGGGACTACACTTCTTTGTCTTATCTGCCCAATCTCCGCTTATTACAAAAGATTCTTTAGCACAGCAGCAATGGGTTGATAGTGTTTATTCCAGCCTGAGTACCAAGCAAAAAATAGGTCAACTGTTTATGGTTCAAGCGTTTTCTGAACAGAAAAATCTTAAAAAAGACAACCTGCTTTCTTTGATAAGAGAACAACAGATCGGCGGGATCATTTATTCTAAAGGCGGGCCTGTTCGTCAAGCTAATTTAGACAACGAACTGCAATCCAATTCCAAGATTCCTTTACTTGTTGGTATGGATGCCGAATGGGGGCTGAATATGCGCCTAGATTCGACCTATGCGTTTCCGTGGAACATGACCTTAGGTGCTGTAGAGGATTTAGATTTGATACGTCAAACAGGCGTACAAATTGGGGAGCATTGTAAACGAATTGGGGTACATTTTAATTTTGCTCCAGTAGTGGACATCAATACCAATCCTGAGAACCCTATTATTGGCAACCGCTCTTTTGGTGAGGACAAATACAATGTTTCCTACAAGGCCAAGGCTTTTACAGAAGGCATGCAAAGCGCTGGGGTTTTGGCTAATGCAAAACATTTTCCAGGCCACGGCGATACAGACAAAGATTCACACAAAACTCTGCCAACTATCAAATTTGATAAGGAAAGGATTGACTCAGTTGAATTAGTTCCATACAAAAAACTAATACCTAGCGGACTTTCAAGTATTATGGTTGCGCACCTCAATGTACCAAGCCTTGAGTCAAGAGCCAATTACCCCTCCTCTGTTTCTAAATCTATTGTAACAGAACTGCTAAAAGCAAAATTAAATTTTAAGGGCTTAATATTTACGGATGCATTAGATATGAAAGGAGCTTCAAATTTCACTTCCTCAGCGGCTTTGGATTTGCAAGCCTTTATGGCTGGAAATGATGTTTTACTGATGTCGAATAATGTCGCACAAGGAATGGAAGCAATATCAAAAGCCTTGGCTAGTGGTCAAATCTCTGAGCAACGGCTTGCGCATTCTGTCAAAAAGATTTTACGTGCGAAATACAAGGTGGGGCTACATGATTATAAGCCTATTGATACAACCAATTTAATACAAGATTTAAACCGACCAAAAGATGATGTTCTTTACCAAGAATTGATGCAAAATGCGCATACAGTCATAAAAAACAAAAAAGCGTTGCTACCTATCGATGATTTGGAGTTGGAACAAATTGCTTATGTGCAAATGGGGGATGATTCGGGGATTCATTTTTTTAATACTCTCAAAAAATACACAAATGTTAAGAAGCTTAGTCATCAAAATTTGGATGATCTTCTTCTTGATTTAAAGAATTTCAGTACAGTAGTGGTTGGTTTTCACAAGTCAAATGAATCACCTTGGAAACCTTATAAATTTTCAAATAAGGAATTGGTTTGGTTGCAAGAAATTGCTCGAAACAACCGTGTTATTCTTACTGTTTTTGCCAAACCCTATGCTTTAAATGATTTGAAATCCTTTGCAAATATTGATGCGGTCTTGATGGCCTATCAAAACAGTCCAATCTCGCAACAAATCGCTGCTCAAATTATTTTTGGTGCCTTGGCTGCAAAAGGTAAGTTGCCAGTCAGTATTTCAAATTCAGATTATAAGCTTGGTCATGGTATTGAAACAGAACCACTACAGCGCTTGGGGTATGCTCTTCCAGAAAGTGTTGGTATGTCTAGTGCTAAGTTGTCTAAAATAGATTCTGTAGCTAATTTTGCAATTGAAGAGAATATGACCCCTGGAATTCAGTTGTTGGTAGCCAGAAAGGGTAAAATAGTACTCACAAAAAGTTTTGGATACCATACTTATGAAAAAATTCGAACCGTCACTTCGACTGATTTGTACGATTTAGCTTCGCTAACCAAAATTCTAGCTACCCTTCCTTTGCTTATGGAATTGGTGGAATCGGGAGTGCTGTCTTTAGATGACCGTTTAGAAAATCTTCAACAGGCTTATGTGAACTCAAACAAGGCTCATATTACACTAAGGGAAATGTTGTCCCATTTTGCGGGCTTAAAGCCTTGGATACCGTTCTATAAGTCAACTTTAGATTCAGTTACTAAAAAGCCCATAGCTAAACTATTTCGATCCGATTTTTCAGAAGACTTTCCTATCCAAATTTCTGATCGGTCTTTTCTTCGGGCTGATTTTAACGACAGTATTCATCAGAGAATTTTGGATTCAGAACTTTTAGAAAATAAAGAATACCGCTACAGCGACTTAGCCTATTACATTATAAAAGATATTATTGAAAATCATTACGGATTGGCATTAGATGAACTTATTCAACAGCGTTTTTACAAGTCTATTGGAGCCAATTATTCTACCTACCATCCATTGAATAAATTCAGTAAGGCACAAATAATCCCTACTGAAGAAGATACTTATTTTAGGTTTAAGACAGTACATGGCTATGTTCACGATATGGGTGCTGCAATGCAAAATGGAATTGGAGGTCACGCTGGGCTTTTTAGCAATGCGAATGATGTTGCTAAACTCATGCAAATGTATCTTCAACATGGTTTTTATGGAGGAAAGCAGTATTTGAGTTCACAAACTGTAGATGCGTTTAATACATGCTATTATTGCGCCCAGGACAACAGGAGAGGATTGGGTTTTGATAAACCACAGCTAGAGGATGAAGGCCCCACTTGTGGATGCCTTTCTATGACTAGCTTTGGACACTCTGGATTCACGGGCACTTTTGCTTGGGCCGATCCTGAACAAGAAATTATTTATGTATTTTTGTCTAACAGGACGTACCCTGACGCATCAAACAATCGTTTGTTGAACGAAAATATTAGAACTGAAATACAACGCTTAATCTACGAAGCCATAACAGAATAA
- the bshA gene encoding N-acetyl-alpha-D-glucosaminyl L-malate synthase BshA — MKIGIVCYPTFGGSGVVATELGLELSRKGHEVHFITYRQPVRLELLSAQVHFHEVNVPKYPLFHYQPYELALSSKIVDMVKIHNIDVLHVHYAIPHAYAGYMAKKMLLDEGIELPIVTTLHGTDITLVGSHPFYKTAVTFSINKSDAVTSVSQSLKEDTQRLFNTKKDITVIPNFIDLEKYKPNKDKCNRDLLALAHERVITHVSNFRAVKRIPDVVKIFNLIQKKIPSKLMMIGEGPELERAKQLCSALNIEDKVVFLGNTNEVNKILCFSDLFLLPSETESFGLSALEAMASNVPVISSDSGGLKEVNVAGVSGYLSSFGAVEEMADNAIRILESDATLDQFRKGANSTAAKFDIHKIVPAYEAVYEMALKNCISI, encoded by the coding sequence ATGAAAATAGGAATTGTATGTTATCCAACTTTTGGCGGAAGTGGCGTTGTCGCAACTGAACTTGGTTTAGAATTATCCCGAAAAGGCCATGAAGTTCACTTTATCACGTACAGACAACCCGTTCGCTTAGAGCTCTTGAGTGCTCAGGTCCATTTTCACGAAGTAAATGTCCCAAAATACCCTTTATTTCACTACCAACCTTATGAGTTGGCTCTGTCGAGCAAAATCGTAGATATGGTGAAAATTCACAATATTGACGTGCTGCATGTGCACTATGCTATTCCGCATGCATATGCCGGCTATATGGCTAAAAAAATGCTGCTTGATGAGGGTATTGAATTGCCGATAGTTACCACACTGCACGGAACTGATATCACGCTTGTTGGAAGTCATCCGTTTTACAAAACAGCCGTTACTTTTAGCATCAATAAATCAGATGCTGTTACTTCTGTTTCACAAAGTTTAAAAGAAGACACGCAACGTCTTTTTAACACTAAAAAAGACATAACAGTTATTCCAAATTTTATAGATTTAGAAAAATATAAGCCAAATAAAGATAAGTGTAATCGTGATTTGTTAGCACTAGCTCATGAACGTGTAATAACACATGTGAGTAATTTTAGAGCGGTGAAACGCATCCCGGATGTGGTTAAAATATTTAATTTAATTCAAAAGAAAATCCCCTCAAAATTGATGATGATCGGCGAGGGGCCAGAGCTTGAAAGAGCCAAACAGCTATGTAGTGCTCTAAATATCGAAGACAAAGTTGTTTTTCTTGGAAATACCAATGAAGTGAATAAAATTTTATGTTTCAGTGATTTGTTTTTATTACCCTCAGAAACAGAGAGCTTTGGTTTGTCAGCTTTAGAAGCTATGGCATCGAATGTGCCAGTTATTTCAAGTGACAGTGGCGGTTTAAAAGAGGTCAATGTGGCTGGTGTTTCAGGATATTTGAGTTCATTTGGGGCGGTTGAGGAAATGGCTGATAATGCCATACGCATACTTGAGTCTGACGCAACCCTAGATCAGTTTAGGAAAGGAGCAAACTCTACAGCTGCAAAATTTGACATTCACAAGATTGTACCGGCCTACGAAGCTGTTTATGAAATGGCTCTAAAAAATTGTATCTCAATTTAG
- the aroC gene encoding chorismate synthase produces MAGNSFGSVFKLTTFGESHGVAIGGVIDGCPAGITIDFEAIQYEMDRRKPGQSKIVTQRKEPDTVEFLSGIFEGVTTGMPIGFIIKNTNQKSKDYSHIKDVFRPSHADFTYNEKYGQRDYRGGGRSSARETACRVVAGAIAKQFLTSIEINAYTSAVGSIALGKNYQTLDFSKTESNPVRCPDSVIAEQMIDKIKAIRKEGDTIGGTVSCVIKNVPVGLGEPVFDRLHAQLGKAMLSINAVKGFEYGSGFEGVSMKGSAHNDAFNADGSTQTNNSGGIQGGISNGMDIYFNVAFKPVATVMQTQETIDKEGNAVEMQGKGRHDPCVVPRAVPIVEAMAALVLADFTLLNRLTKL; encoded by the coding sequence ATGGCAGGAAATTCATTTGGATCAGTTTTTAAACTTACAACTTTTGGTGAATCGCACGGTGTCGCAATTGGTGGAGTTATTGATGGGTGTCCCGCTGGAATTACAATAGATTTCGAGGCTATTCAGTATGAAATGGACCGTCGAAAGCCTGGTCAGTCCAAAATTGTCACTCAGAGAAAAGAGCCAGATACTGTTGAGTTTTTGTCGGGTATTTTTGAAGGGGTCACCACAGGCATGCCCATTGGTTTTATCATTAAAAATACAAATCAAAAATCAAAAGATTACAGCCATATCAAAGATGTTTTTCGTCCAAGTCATGCGGATTTCACATACAATGAAAAATACGGACAACGCGACTACCGAGGTGGTGGCCGTAGTTCAGCTAGAGAAACCGCCTGTAGGGTAGTTGCTGGAGCTATTGCAAAGCAATTTTTAACATCTATTGAAATTAATGCTTATACATCGGCAGTGGGTAGTATTGCACTTGGCAAAAATTATCAAACTTTGGATTTTTCAAAGACAGAATCCAACCCTGTACGTTGCCCAGATTCAGTTATTGCTGAACAAATGATTGATAAAATCAAAGCCATTCGGAAAGAAGGAGATACTATAGGCGGAACAGTCTCTTGTGTGATTAAAAATGTCCCTGTAGGATTGGGCGAACCCGTTTTTGATCGTCTTCATGCGCAGTTGGGTAAAGCAATGTTGTCCATTAATGCAGTTAAAGGCTTTGAGTATGGTTCTGGCTTTGAAGGAGTAAGCATGAAAGGTAGTGCACACAATGATGCTTTTAATGCCGATGGCTCGACACAAACCAATAACTCTGGGGGTATTCAAGGTGGGATCAGTAATGGTATGGATATTTACTTTAATGTTGCATTTAAACCTGTTGCCACTGTGATGCAAACACAAGAAACTATCGATAAAGAAGGTAATGCAGTAGAAATGCAAGGCAAAGGTCGTCATGACCCTTGTGTGGTTCCGCGAGCTGTCCCTATAGTTGAAGCCATGGCCGCTTTGGTTTTGGCCGACTTTACACTGCTGAATCGCTTGACTAAACTCTAA
- a CDS encoding dicarboxylate/amino acid:cation symporter has protein sequence MKSLALHWKILIGMLLGLIFGFVMLQIEGGSGFTKAWIKPLGTIFVKLLKLIAVPLILASLIKGVSDLKDISKFASIGVKTIIIYVITTVIAISIGLTLVNVFNPGDGVSDATISKLTETYATNSSVQGKIAEANRQQQSGPLDFVVDMIPENAFSALSNNKLMLQVIFLAIFLGISLLLIGEKRAKPLKDVFDSLNDVVLKMVDLIMLTAPYAVFALLANVVVSSGDPELLYALLFYASVVVGGLLLMVCFYLIVVAIVVKKNPFWFLKQISPAQLLAFSTSSSAATLPVTMERVEEHVGVDKEVSSFVLPVGATINMDGTSLYQAVAAVFIAQALNFDLTFTDQLMIVLTALLASIGSAAVPGAGMVMLVIVLESIGFPADKLAIGLALIFAVDRPLDMCRTVINVTGDATVSTVIAKLEDKLHNPKPKDWDDHWEEVK, from the coding sequence ATGAAATCACTAGCACTCCATTGGAAAATATTAATTGGCATGCTTTTGGGCCTAATCTTTGGCTTTGTCATGCTTCAAATCGAAGGGGGTAGTGGATTTACCAAGGCTTGGATTAAACCTCTGGGTACAATTTTTGTCAAACTTTTAAAACTCATTGCCGTTCCTTTGATTTTAGCCTCACTTATCAAGGGTGTTTCGGACTTGAAAGACATTTCAAAATTTGCATCTATTGGAGTTAAAACAATAATTATTTATGTTATTACTACCGTCATAGCCATCAGTATTGGCCTGACGTTAGTTAATGTTTTTAATCCTGGTGATGGGGTTTCAGATGCGACCATTTCAAAACTTACAGAAACCTATGCCACAAACAGTAGTGTACAAGGCAAAATTGCGGAAGCAAACCGCCAACAACAAAGTGGCCCGTTGGACTTTGTAGTCGATATGATTCCAGAAAATGCTTTCTCGGCTTTGAGCAACAACAAACTCATGTTGCAAGTGATTTTTCTAGCCATTTTTTTAGGAATTTCTTTGTTACTGATTGGCGAAAAAAGAGCTAAACCCCTTAAAGATGTTTTTGATTCTCTAAACGATGTTGTCCTTAAAATGGTGGATTTGATTATGCTAACCGCTCCTTATGCCGTATTTGCATTGTTGGCCAATGTGGTTGTGTCCTCTGGTGATCCAGAGTTATTGTATGCGCTTTTATTTTATGCCTCAGTAGTGGTTGGTGGATTGTTGTTGATGGTGTGTTTTTACCTGATTGTGGTAGCCATTGTTGTAAAAAAGAATCCATTTTGGTTTTTGAAACAAATCAGCCCTGCACAATTATTAGCGTTTTCGACCAGCAGCAGTGCGGCAACGTTGCCTGTGACCATGGAACGTGTAGAAGAACATGTGGGTGTAGATAAAGAAGTGTCCAGTTTTGTATTGCCTGTAGGGGCTACGATTAATATGGACGGAACGAGTTTATATCAAGCGGTAGCGGCGGTTTTTATCGCTCAAGCCCTAAACTTCGATTTGACGTTTACCGACCAACTGATGATCGTTCTTACGGCCTTACTCGCTTCTATTGGAAGTGCTGCAGTGCCCGGAGCAGGAATGGTGATGTTGGTGATTGTTTTAGAATCTATAGGTTTCCCTGCCGATAAACTCGCTATAGGATTAGCGCTAATTTTTGCTGTGGATCGTCCTTTGGATATGTGCCGTACCGTGATTAATGTTACAGGTGATGCCACGGTGTCTACAGTTATTGCAAAGCTTGAAGATAAACTTCATAATCCTAAACCCAAAGACTGGGACGATCATTGGGAAGAGGTGAAGTGA
- a CDS encoding ORF6N domain-containing protein has product MELQLIQSKIHIIKDRKVILDKDLAALYGVETRVLKQAVRRNIERFPDDFMFQISKEEFANWRSQNVMSNADKMGLRHLPFAFTEQGVAMLSSVLKSTKAIEVNISIIRAFVVLRQHLTDYKDLKEQITQLEKEMNIKFEDIHQALNYLLQKDKAVVKQENRQRIGFRTGKKKYNED; this is encoded by the coding sequence ATGGAATTACAACTAATCCAATCGAAAATACATATTATTAAAGACCGTAAAGTGATACTTGACAAAGATCTTGCGGCTTTATATGGTGTTGAAACGCGAGTACTTAAACAAGCGGTCCGAAGAAATATAGAACGGTTCCCCGACGATTTTATGTTTCAAATTTCAAAAGAAGAGTTTGCAAATTGGAGATCACAAAATGTGATGTCCAATGCCGATAAAATGGGCTTGAGGCACCTGCCTTTTGCATTTACCGAACAAGGCGTAGCTATGCTGTCAAGTGTACTCAAAAGCACTAAAGCTATTGAGGTCAATATTTCTATCATCCGGGCATTTGTAGTGCTGAGGCAACATCTTACTGATTATAAAGATTTAAAGGAACAAATAACCCAATTAGAAAAAGAGATGAACATAAAATTTGAAGACATTCACCAAGCACTGAATTATTTGCTACAAAAAGACAAAGCAGTGGTAAAACAGGAAAATAGACAACGGATTGGCTTTAGAACGGGAAAGAAAAAATATAACGAAGATTGA
- a CDS encoding thiol-disulfide oxidoreductase DCC family protein → MIVFFDGICNLCQHSVHYLIQHDKNKTLKFASLQGENAKKMLQLNDVNSLESMVFFDGKELYKKSTAILKLSTVLGGWHKLLLVGYILPQFIRDSLYSFVAKNRYRWFGKQDYRRIPTKDLQDRFLD, encoded by the coding sequence ATGATTGTTTTTTTTGATGGGATTTGCAATTTATGTCAACACAGTGTACACTACCTCATCCAACACGATAAAAATAAAACTTTAAAATTTGCTTCACTACAAGGAGAAAATGCCAAAAAAATGCTACAACTAAATGATGTTAACTCTTTAGAAAGCATGGTTTTTTTTGATGGTAAAGAACTGTACAAAAAAAGTACAGCCATCCTTAAACTTTCTACCGTTTTAGGCGGTTGGCACAAATTGTTGTTAGTGGGTTATATTTTACCTCAATTTATCAGAGACAGCCTTTATAGTTTTGTAGCCAAAAACCGCTACCGCTGGTTTGGAAAACAAGACTATCGTAGGATTCCTACAAAAGATTTACAAGATAGATTTTTGGATTAA